The following are encoded in a window of Vicugna pacos chromosome 2, VicPac4, whole genome shotgun sequence genomic DNA:
- the LRAT gene encoding lecithin retinol acyltransferase isoform X2, whose translation MKNPMLEAVSLVLEKLLLISNFKLFSSGTPDENKARTTYSVNSFLRGDVLEVPRTNFTHYGIYLGDNRVAHMMPDILLALTDDKGLTQKVVSNKRLVLGVIVKVASIRVDTVEDFAYGADILVNHLDKSLKKKALLNEEVAQRAEKLLGTTSYSLLWNNCEHFVTYCRFGTAISPQSDKVRRVTRRWARSIRNDLILGRIVEFSIYTAIISSTGELQSCLLNLSL comes from the exons ATGAAGAACCCGATGCTGGAGGCGGTGTCCCTAGTGCTGGAGAAGCTGCTCCTTATCTCCAACTTCAAGCTCTTCAGTTCGGGCACCCCGGATGAGAACAAGGCAAGGACCACTTACAGTGTAAACTCTTTCCTCCGCGGCGACGTGCTGGAGGTGCCCCGGACCAACTTCACACACTATGGCATCTACCTGGGCGACAACCGTGTCGCCCACATGATGCCGGACATCCTGTTGGCCCTGACCGACGACAAGGGGCTCACGCAGAAGGTGGTCTCTAACAAGCGTCTCGTCCTGGGCGTCATTGTCAAGGTGGCCAGCATCCGCGTGGACACGGTGGAGGATTTTGCCTACGGTGCCGACATCCTGGTCAATCACCTGGACAAGTCCCTCAAGAAAAAGGCGCTGCTCAACGAAGAGGTGGCTCAGAGGGCGGAGAAGCTGCTGGGCACGACTTCCTACAGCCTACTGTGGAACAACTGCGAGCACTTCGTGACCTACTGCAGGTTCGGCACCGCCATCAGCCCCCAGTCGGACAAGGTACGACGCGTGACTCGCCGGTGGGCTCG AAGCATAAGGAATGACCTGATTCTGGGACGAATTGTGGAGTTCTCCATATATACAGCTATTATCAGCTCAACAGGAGAGTTGCAGAGTTGCCTCTTAAATCTGAGTTTGTGA
- the LRAT gene encoding lecithin retinol acyltransferase isoform X3 yields MKNPMLEAVSLVLEKLLLISNFKLFSSGTPDENKARTTYSVNSFLRGDVLEVPRTNFTHYGIYLGDNRVAHMMPDILLALTDDKGLTQKVVSNKRLVLGVIVKVASIRVDTVEDFAYGADILVNHLDKSLKKKALLNEEVAQRAEKLLGTTSYSLLWNNCEHFVTYCRFGTAISPQSDKDISKCTVKECGSAVQLPAMPESCPVIAAEVIMVSPSVAEI; encoded by the exons ATGAAGAACCCGATGCTGGAGGCGGTGTCCCTAGTGCTGGAGAAGCTGCTCCTTATCTCCAACTTCAAGCTCTTCAGTTCGGGCACCCCGGATGAGAACAAGGCAAGGACCACTTACAGTGTAAACTCTTTCCTCCGCGGCGACGTGCTGGAGGTGCCCCGGACCAACTTCACACACTATGGCATCTACCTGGGCGACAACCGTGTCGCCCACATGATGCCGGACATCCTGTTGGCCCTGACCGACGACAAGGGGCTCACGCAGAAGGTGGTCTCTAACAAGCGTCTCGTCCTGGGCGTCATTGTCAAGGTGGCCAGCATCCGCGTGGACACGGTGGAGGATTTTGCCTACGGTGCCGACATCCTGGTCAATCACCTGGACAAGTCCCTCAAGAAAAAGGCGCTGCTCAACGAAGAGGTGGCTCAGAGGGCGGAGAAGCTGCTGGGCACGACTTCCTACAGCCTACTGTGGAACAACTGCGAGCACTTCGTGACCTACTGCAGGTTCGGCACCGCCATCAGCCCCCAGTCGGACAAG GATATCTCGAAATGCACAGTGAAAGAGTGTGGCAGTGCAGTACAGTTGCCAGCGATGCCAGAGAGCTGCCCAGTTATTGCTGCGGAAGTCATCATGGTGTCCCCCAGCGTAGCTGAAATATGA
- the LRAT gene encoding lecithin retinol acyltransferase isoform X1 gives MKNPMLEAVSLVLEKLLLISNFKLFSSGTPDENKARTTYSVNSFLRGDVLEVPRTNFTHYGIYLGDNRVAHMMPDILLALTDDKGLTQKVVSNKRLVLGVIVKVASIRVDTVEDFAYGADILVNHLDKSLKKKALLNEEVAQRAEKLLGTTSYSLLWNNCEHFVTYCRFGTAISPQSDKFCENVKIIIRDQRSVLASAVLGLASIVCLGMASYTTLPAIFIPFCLWMAG, from the exons ATGAAGAACCCGATGCTGGAGGCGGTGTCCCTAGTGCTGGAGAAGCTGCTCCTTATCTCCAACTTCAAGCTCTTCAGTTCGGGCACCCCGGATGAGAACAAGGCAAGGACCACTTACAGTGTAAACTCTTTCCTCCGCGGCGACGTGCTGGAGGTGCCCCGGACCAACTTCACACACTATGGCATCTACCTGGGCGACAACCGTGTCGCCCACATGATGCCGGACATCCTGTTGGCCCTGACCGACGACAAGGGGCTCACGCAGAAGGTGGTCTCTAACAAGCGTCTCGTCCTGGGCGTCATTGTCAAGGTGGCCAGCATCCGCGTGGACACGGTGGAGGATTTTGCCTACGGTGCCGACATCCTGGTCAATCACCTGGACAAGTCCCTCAAGAAAAAGGCGCTGCTCAACGAAGAGGTGGCTCAGAGGGCGGAGAAGCTGCTGGGCACGACTTCCTACAGCCTACTGTGGAACAACTGCGAGCACTTCGTGACCTACTGCAGGTTCGGCACCGCCATCAGCCCCCAGTCGGACAAG ttttgtgAGAATGTGAAGATAATTATTCGCGATCAGAGAAGCGTTCTTGCTTCGGCAGTCTTGGGATTGGCGTCTATAGTCTGTCTGGGCATGGCATCATATACTACCCTTCCTGCAATTTTTATTCCATTCTGCTTATGGATGGCTGGCTAA
- the LRAT gene encoding lecithin retinol acyltransferase isoform X4 produces the protein MKNPMLEAVSLVLEKLLLISNFKLFSSGTPDENKARTTYSVNSFLRGDVLEVPRTNFTHYGIYLGDNRVAHMMPDILLALTDDKGLTQKVVSNKRLVLGVIVKVASIRVDTVEDFAYGADILVNHLDKSLKKKALLNEEVAQRAEKLLGTTSYSLLWNNCEHFVTYCRFGTAISPQSDKVRRVTRRWARFVRM, from the exons ATGAAGAACCCGATGCTGGAGGCGGTGTCCCTAGTGCTGGAGAAGCTGCTCCTTATCTCCAACTTCAAGCTCTTCAGTTCGGGCACCCCGGATGAGAACAAGGCAAGGACCACTTACAGTGTAAACTCTTTCCTCCGCGGCGACGTGCTGGAGGTGCCCCGGACCAACTTCACACACTATGGCATCTACCTGGGCGACAACCGTGTCGCCCACATGATGCCGGACATCCTGTTGGCCCTGACCGACGACAAGGGGCTCACGCAGAAGGTGGTCTCTAACAAGCGTCTCGTCCTGGGCGTCATTGTCAAGGTGGCCAGCATCCGCGTGGACACGGTGGAGGATTTTGCCTACGGTGCCGACATCCTGGTCAATCACCTGGACAAGTCCCTCAAGAAAAAGGCGCTGCTCAACGAAGAGGTGGCTCAGAGGGCGGAGAAGCTGCTGGGCACGACTTCCTACAGCCTACTGTGGAACAACTGCGAGCACTTCGTGACCTACTGCAGGTTCGGCACCGCCATCAGCCCCCAGTCGGACAAGGTACGACGCGTGACTCGCCGGTGGGCTCG ttttgtgAGAATGTGA